The Pieris rapae chromosome 1, ilPieRapa1.1, whole genome shotgun sequence genome contains the following window.
TACTAATTCCTATATAATGATCTTCAATTGACCCGTTTCAGTTGCTACGAAAAATATAGTATGCGGTTTATTTTAGCAGGTGAAATAAGCACCTGTGCATATCTGAATTTTTgctatatgtatttgtaaatcatgtatgaatattatttatgttatatatacattaaaaattgccATCATGTATCACCGAGCATACCTTAATGACAAGCTGAAAATAGCTGAACAAATAGACGAAGATACACACACTACCTACCTACTTTTGAACTGTTTGATAAAAGATAAACAATAGGCGTATTTCAAGGACtagctttaataaatataaaggtcCGTTAAGACTTAACTATATAGTTTACTAAAACCATGTCATCTCTTTAGGTAGGCTTCCAAATGTTACGGAAAAACGcagaaaattgttataatacaaCTATGTTATTCACACTTAATAGgcctttttttgtttcagcAATGAGTTCAAGTGTATGCTACAAGTGTAACCGCACGGGGCATTTTGCCCGCGAGTGCACACAGGGCGGCGGCGTCGCCTCTCGCGACTCTGGCTTTAACCGGCAACGCGAAAAATGCTTCAAATGCAACCGCACTGGACACTTTGCTCGCGACTGCAAGGAAGAGGCTGACCGTTGCTACaggtaataaaaaagtgtacactaaccattttattttagacaaGTGGCCTTAAAACGTATTCGTTCACTAGGCTAAAACTGTGCTTCTTTTGTCAGAACATATAAAGATGTTTGAAAGGAGAACAGAATTAgagctttattaaaataattcaatgttttattaaggTGAACCATAAGACACCTTTGCTAGAGCTCGAGCTTACTCATGTCATATATCTCGAATAACTATTAACActaactattatataaagcAAAATAATCGTTTATCATTACAATCCTTGGTTTAAAACGTTTTATGTATTTGCTGTAAATTTTTAGTACCGCCACTTAAAAGTATCTTAAGTAAAGTCTTGTTAACTAATTTGTATTACCTAATACATgagtattaaagaaaattaaatgagaATTACTAAGATTAAAACacaacctttttttataactcggtatttatgttatttaggacattaacaaataacaatataactaGAATCTATTTTGAAATTGACTAACCCAATTAGCTATGATAACTTTGCCAATCTTAATTTCTATAAGTACATAGGTAcaccatacatatatatcactgtaaataaaaataagaatttaaaggCCCTGTGGGAATTAGCTAAGAACAAAGCGCTTCAAGAATAAACTCGTAGTAGATACGCAAACGTCCCATTGTCTGTCCGTGACCGAATCGATCGCAGTTTGATACCACTGAAGTAATGACACTTCTATTTTTCTATGACCATTAACTTGCTTGAAAGTAAactaatatagtaaattacaCTAAATTACTTTCTAACGATCATGGAATATAATTTCTGTTTGCCGTCGCTTTAAATAATCGATGCTAAAATTTATGACTTCATCGCATTAGTAGTTATATGCTATGTGACTACGTTCATATGGCAAGAAGAACATAactagaaattataatttgctgAAAATGTTAACCTTAAGTTTTAATGTATGACGTGTGCGTTTCAGATGTAACGGCACAGGGCATATAGCGCGCGAGTGCGCGCAGAGCCCTGACGAGCCGTCGTGCTACAACTGTAACAAGACTGGGCATATTGCGCGGAATTGTCCAGAGGGAGGACGCGACAGCTCAGGGCAGACTTGTTACAATTGTAACAAGTCAGGCCATATATCGCGCAACTGCCCGGATGGCACCAAGACCTGCTATGTCTGCGGGAAGCCCGGCCACATCTCGCGCGACTGCGATGAGTCGGAGCGGAACTAACACACGCCCACCCGCACACACCGTAAACAAATTcaactatgtatattatgatGCCACGCACGGACTGTAAGCAAAGGACGCGTCACTAGATCGTAAGGCCACAGACTGGACGAAATTGATACAACGGAATTATGACGCAGCGAAGAGACTGAGGAGGGTTAATGTTGACTTGTATATAGGTCTCCCGCGCGACGCGGTTAATGTTTGTTCTCGCTCGTGAAcgttgtgtttttaaatcatttaataatcgTGATTGAACTATTGATGAGGTAGCGTTACAGTTTTTAGCATTAcagagtatatattttgtacagaTATTATTTGTCAAAAGATAAATTGGTTGGTGGCGTATGGTGACTTTTCAATGTTGTGGAGACCCGGGAGTTGATCCGACCAGAGGCTTGTCCGTTTTGTTAAGCAAGACCTCTGTCCCTCGTCCgtataactaacaataatagtaactatttgttttcttaaatattccTTTGTTTAGGTCCTGATGATTGGTGGAGAATTCAGTggttaattaattagaatttcattaatcagaatattttttattttgttatccCTTACAGTGTGCCTGTGCATTAcacataaaatgtaatatatcagCTTTAGTGggacattaataaaatcttgcCTTACAATCAAACTTTTCCATCCTGCCCTGAATCTCGTCATAGAAAATAAAGTTTCAATTTtctaagaatatatttatactatgtttaaaatagaatCAGTTTTCCCTAGTTTGGGaaagctttaaaaaatttaaacttttgacACAGCAGAATCTAAAATATAGGAATTCCTTGCAGGTGTTAATAATTAACtccttaaattttattatcttgtgTGCAATGTTGATTTAACTCAAGTAAGGCAAAAAATTGTAGAAGTACCTACTGTAAATCCCACCCAACTATACTGCTATCAAGGATAAAGTGACACAaaggaatacataatataatacatcaCAATTTAGATGGTCTTTATATGACAACAGTTCTCTTACGAGAAAAAAGTCTAGAAGATGGGTTTGTATATggtggaaataaataataataatactacacTGGGCTAGgttcttaaaataatccaGAAACATTGTAATCATTGTTCTATGTCTGAATCATGAAAATAataggtacatatattaaactagctgacctggcaaacgtcgtcttgccaaactactacctttaactcagcgccatctgttagaattgtatcaaataataaacaaatgttaatgttatcgtaattttagtaaggatgcctatttttttgaaaatgaaatatagcctatgtcactcaggaatgatgtagctttccaacagtgaaagaatttttcaaatctgccaagtagtttcggagcctattcaattcatacaaacaaacaaacaaaaaatcaaacctttcctctttataatattagtatagataaagaGATCCTTGGCATAAGCTAACCTACTAGGCACCAATAATAAAAGATCTTTTATACAGATGCccatagaaattattaattcaccAATTGAAAGTATCAAGAGTATACCACtgcacattttattaaaatcgttatagaattttatgtttaagtcCATGGCCTTAAATTATTCCTAAAGCAACGTAGGTTCAATATGATAGATAacgctaaattatttttatgggtATAGTACTCATAGAAGAAGCCTGTAAATTTACCCTCGACGTTAGAGTGCCACGCCTATCGCAAAGTATATGAGGATTGAGGCATTCGCCTGAGCCGGGAGCCCCCATGCCAGTGATGCCAACTCCTACAGAATGTTTGCCCCTACGACtaacttcaaataattatccctaaatatcaattaaaaccCATTAAATACTTCAAGcttaattcaaatatgtatataaaatacatgaaagtattatataatttataccttGAAGTATTATagctttttgataatttagttataaccACTTATCACGCTTGGCATTTATGGTTGGTTGGGCCTGGGACCGAAGAGTTTActagaagaagaaaaaattatCTAGTATAAAGTACCTCCTAAATATATCCATTCCATTATTAAATCCCCAGGGAAATCTTGATTCCCCCAAGACTCCTTGGGAAGTTGACATCACTGCCTTGGGCAcaaaatacagatattatGAGATGGCAAGCTTTAGTTGTCAAATTAACGCATAGTGCAATGCCTGTTTTTGTTGGctcctttaaaaaatactttggcATGGCAACTTTATAACTGTCACTTGTTTACCGGGTGTGGTGCGGCTGCGCGAAACAAGTTTGGCTTTAGTTTTTCGTAAAAGTGATGGAACCGCGTAACGAACTTACAGTTTTACGGTCGTGATCATATCATAATAtcctattgaaatattttattcttgtatATCAGTTAGGAGTCAGCAGCTTTTGTGTGCGAGAAAACTCAAAGCTTGCCGTTTCCATGGGCGTTaacttgttaaataataagtaagttattgaattattattaaggttaATCGCGtcttaaactttataattctGCCCCATATACggtttattatgaataaatccctgttaatttaattctcaACAAGTGGCTATTCGATATTTGTCTTTCAAGGAAAGGGCTGCCAAGCTGTAAACAAagcaattttaaacttttaagagatgtttaaatgatttagaattctatttttatttgatattttgtaattaaacatgTTTCTGACAGATCGTACTTCACCTAACTATTCAATAGTTGTAAAGTAGCAGTAGTAATGAGTacattatgatattttatttatagctcAAATTCgtaatagtataaaattaattctaatacaacccctaattatttgttaaagttgctgtaaaatttaaaattaatactaccTTATTGAAACCTGATACATTTCttcacacatttaaaatattacaatgtttACAGGTCAGGTTAATAGTCTGAAGTATGAATCTCTCTATTAAGATTGCAATACACATAAGTATATTCGCACAAATATGTTCTGGGCAGGATTATGGCACTCAAACATATAATACGGATTCTGCAAACCCTACAAATGACTACCTCAATACCAATGACCCAAAATATGACAATCCATATGATCCAAACAGACGGAATCAAAACCGCAAACAGTATGATAATTCATTCTCAGATAAAAGATACAGCCAGTATGATAGAAATGATTTAAATCCTTACAATCCTGATAATACTCCACGACCAGCATGGGATTCTAGCAGAACTTACAGTACATCGTTTAAAGGTGCTGAGTTGGAGCATGAAAGTGTTATCATAAATGAAGCGTaagtacttaaattatttagtagtaAGTATtgtggtttttttatattaaaatccaatatcaattttattttaattctatttatatttttaattcataaaaattcagggatttagttttaagttagtgaaagtataaaatgtaagatacaaatattgaatCAATATCCATTCAGTTGGGTTtcattatgttataatttttgttacagCACTTACTTTATTGTAGCATCTCGTATGGTCCGTCCAGGACagatatacaaaatatcagCTAATATCTTAAGAGCTAGACTACAGATGACAATCCGGGCATCCATCTCATGTAATGGTGTGGAACTAGCGCATGTTAGTGAAAGAGTGAAGGAAGGAGTTCTTGAGATCCTTAATTTGAGAGTATGTATACTTTTCAtgttatattgtatgttttacTAACTctcagaataataaaaataatggcaaAACATTCCACAAGTATACAATGTGTTGAATATCCTAAGAATctgaaactataaaataatcaattaacaCAGACAAAGTTCTAGGATGATATACTCCAaaagtatgaaaaattaatgtggaaatgtaattaatgtgATTAATGTGGTTAAGATGAAGTTCCTTAAAaggtacatttaaattaaaagtaacttaaaatttatttgtcatttaagaataaatcaaaatacatattttaccaatttcatgtataataacataatatgtaccttttaattaaattaacaatcttTTCAAAATACAAAGACAaagttattacaaatatatggtatttacaatattcttaaccttatGTAGGTAGTTATTgataattagaaaatttaaaaagtttggtgcCTGTAGTAAATGTACCTTTAATTAATTCTGGCAGCATTTTCTCACTGTATtgcaatacttttttttaagcaAGGAAAGCTGACTTTAATtcttagtaaaaaatactGGCTGTACATATTagccttaaataaatttatttatgaaacaaatgCTGAAATACAGCCTGGCTAGACAACTAGTAATTAAGCAAGGATTTACTTTGCCTAGATCCCAGCAACATCAGTACCAGGTGATTACAAGTTGAGAGTGGAAGGTCTGTACCTAGATGATCCATTTGGTGGTAATGCCTTTGTTAATGAGACACAACTGGACTTTTCGCAGCGGTTTATGACTATATTTATTCAGATGGATAAACCAGTTTATATGCAAGGGCAGATAGGTATGTTGACATTTTTCTACTTAATTTATCTGAGAGTATATGATATTAGCCCGCGTGTTAATCCTCGtcaaattgtttgatgatctaatttttttttaataatactacaaactgtgattatttttttattactctttaatgtataatattatatggttttgatatttgtaaatatgtgaggaacatgtataggcactaacaatacaataattgacctgtatagtagttttattgtaaaagtacattgtcttcacatgTAATTATTTGACTAATGTATACCAATATTGTAAATCccattttaaaagagtaagtgttcATTCTTCtcacgaaactaccttttggaagtgGCAACTagaataatctttatattttatttaacattcaaaagtgccattttaggtgttctaattggaataaatgacttGTCTTGACTTGTGGTAGGTATTTGATTTTGAGCATTTAGTAATTTCATTCTTATTCGGTTTCCGAGGTTAAGTGTATGCCATTGCAAAGTGCAACACACACATTCATTTTTtggcatttataatattagtagtaataattaaagagtAATTGAAACTACTCCTATTATGCAAATCACAAAGTACAAACATCTtcctcttttattattttaattacatccaatcattgtaaattttatttgtatatttaaaattgttgaatTGCAAACCTAACCGCTGCGTTGTTATATCTTGGTTCAATTTGTTAGTCTTCTTCCaagaaatagtaaatataaatttaattctacatttctttattaacgttacttttaattataaatcttagatagtttacttaacatcaggtgagcctcctgcccgtttgccccctgttctataaaaaaaaaaaaagttttaaaatttaatccaggttaaacatttgaataacTGACCTAGTTGGCGGTCTCTTCTACAATGCAATCGCCTAAAGAATGTAACCCATATTAGAATACTCAAGACGTACACGACAATATTCTAGCTATTTTCTATGTTATGCAACATGCAAACTTTGCTATTAAAACTATTGCTAAGTATCCATATCTCGGTGgcgaaataaaatagtttttgtatcggctttggtatatttttttaatttggattttGAGATAAGGCAGCCCATTATTTCAACATGTATTTAAGGTAGGTTAATAGataggtaatttattttataacaattttcagTGCGATTTCGAGTGATACCCATAAATACGGAGTTGAAGGCTTTCGGAAGGTCAATCGATGTATATATTCTCGATCCCAATCGTCGCATCATGAAGAGGTGGTTGTCTAGACAGGTAATATTCACTATTGTCTAAAACATTCTATAAACTGAGTTTTTTATACTCAGACTTCTCCATAGAAAAGTCTGCTATTATACGAAGTGCTGCGAATAAATACGAACGCGATTCGAAGTTTCGTTAAATTGCTTTGGTTTGAGAGACTAAAAACCAGCTCTAATTGGGAAACACCATATTTCTCTTCTCTTTTCTTGCTATAAAGAAGATAgctaatatgtttttttaagtaaatcaaaaatatattgtaaatgtcAAAGTAAAAGCATAGCTTTCAACTTTAGGCTTCATTTGCTTAATAttggaataattttataaatagcgGATAAGCCAAATGTTGTTTCACACACAAAACTTAAATACCcataaaacttaaacaaaatcggtccagccgtttagtaggtgtttaatttaaacatacacaagattaatatattatgtagtcaTAAAGGCTGGAACTGCAACAAAATTTGAGAATTTTGtttctaaatgtaaatatatgttttttactgCACAGCAGAAGACTTAAAACTAAGCGTCTGATACGCAGTGAGCATAACtacatgaattaaaataatataaattcctgACTCAACATTATGAGctgttgtaaatattattattgggcTTCACtgaatttgtaatattgatGAAAATCCATTTCACTGTCACaactttacaatatatttacttaaatgtagaaatataaaaatgttactaGTTCTAGAACTTTCTTGAACAGTTATTCTATACAATTCGATGAAGgaatattaacaataagaaatttatgtgcataatgtaattaatatttattttcgaacTATTACTACCATTGACAGTAATTAaactagaaatattttacgcAAGGGgagtttgatttatttttacacctATAATAGTGCTGGATTGggaataaaaaacaatggaCGATTTGCGCATCGCATTACAATGTTAATGTTGCCATACCATTATAGAATACGTAAACGCTATTATGCTGCAATGACAAACTCATGTTTCATTTAACTTAACACCTTGTTATCTTTCAGATTATCTCGAACAATAGGGTTTCATGATTTGTTTGGAATAGGTCAGGTTTAATACATTAGGGTTATCTTTAACTTAGCAGtgagtgttggcctagtggcttcagggtgcgactctcatacctgaggtagtaggttcgatccccggctttgcaccaatggactttctttctatgtgcgcatttaacatttgcttgaacggtgaaggaaaacatcgtgaggaaacagatccaaaaagtcgacgcgtgtgtcaggcactggagactgatcacctacttgcctattagatttaaaaaaatatgattaaacagattcagaat
Protein-coding sequences here:
- the LOC110996294 gene encoding CCHC-type zinc finger nucleic acid binding protein: MSSSVCYKCNRTGHFARECTQGGGVASRDSGFNRQREKCFKCNRTGHFARDCKEEADRCYRCNGTGHIARECAQSPDEPSCYNCNKTGHIARNCPEGGRDSSGQTCYNCNKSGHISRNCPDGTKTCYVCGKPGHISRDCDESERN